One region of Roseicitreum antarcticum genomic DNA includes:
- a CDS encoding ABC transporter permease, with product MLAYILRRVLQSFIVMIVVAFVSFSLFRFVGDPINSMVGQETSIADRDALRTQLGLNDPFLLQFARFVGNAIQGDFGISYRLQQPVMELILSRLPATLELALVSGIAAFVFGVGFGVYTALNRRGWLSNTIMSVSLIGVSLPTFLIGVLLIWVFAVELQWLPSFGRGDVVQIGSWRTGFLTESGRMSLVLPAITLGLYQMTLIMRLVRAEMLEVLRADYIKFARARGLSKRAVNFGHALKNTMVPVITITGLQLGSIIAFAIITETVFQWPGVGALFINSVQFVDVPVMAAYLMLIALIFVVINLIVDLLYYVVDPRLRVDRGGAGH from the coding sequence ATGCTCGCCTATATCCTCCGACGCGTGTTGCAGTCGTTCATCGTGATGATCGTCGTGGCCTTCGTGTCCTTCTCACTCTTCCGCTTTGTCGGTGACCCCATCAACTCCATGGTGGGGCAGGAAACCTCGATCGCCGACCGCGATGCGTTGCGCACGCAATTGGGGCTGAACGATCCGTTCCTGCTGCAATTCGCCCGCTTCGTGGGCAATGCCATCCAAGGCGATTTCGGGATTTCCTACCGCCTGCAACAGCCGGTGATGGAACTGATCTTGTCGCGCCTGCCTGCCACGCTGGAACTCGCGCTGGTGTCGGGCATCGCGGCCTTTGTCTTTGGCGTGGGCTTCGGGGTCTATACCGCGCTGAACCGGCGGGGTTGGCTGTCGAACACCATCATGTCGGTATCACTGATCGGGGTCAGTCTGCCGACCTTCCTGATCGGTGTGCTGCTGATCTGGGTTTTCGCGGTCGAACTGCAATGGCTGCCCAGTTTCGGCCGTGGCGACGTGGTCCAGATCGGCAGTTGGCGCACCGGCTTTCTGACGGAATCGGGGCGCATGTCGCTGGTACTGCCCGCGATCACGCTGGGCCTTTACCAGATGACGTTGATCATGCGGCTGGTCCGGGCCGAGATGCTGGAGGTGCTGCGCGCCGATTACATCAAATTCGCCCGCGCGCGCGGCTTGTCGAAGCGCGCGGTGAATTTTGGCCATGCGCTGAAGAACACCATGGTGCCGGTCATCACAATCACCGGGTTGCAACTGGGCAGCATCATCGCCTTCGCCATCATCACCGAAACGGTGTTCCAGTGGCCGGGCGTGGGCGCGTTGTTCATCAACTCGGTCCAGTTCGTCGATGTGCCCGTCATGGCCGCCTATCTGATGCTGATCGCGCTGATTTTCGTGGTGATCAACCTGATCGTTGATCTGTTGTATTATGTTGTCGATCCGCGCCTGCGCGTTGATCGCGGGGGGGCGGGGCATTGA
- a CDS encoding ABC transporter ATP-binding protein, with amino-acid sequence MTDPAKTPPLLSVRNLVVEFPTRRGVLRAIDNLSFDIQEGEVLGMVGESGAGKSLTGAAIIGLLEPPGRVAGGEIYLRGKRIDNLKPDAMRKIRGKRIGMVFQDPLTSLNPLYTVAEQLIETIRTHLDLSERDARDRAIGLLDQVGIPAAKQRIDDYPHHFSGGMRQRVVIALALAAEPELVIADEPTTALDVSVQAQIIDVLRDMCAQKGAAVMLITHDMGVIAETADRVAVLYSGRMAEIGPVRDVIRHAEHPYTAGLMGSIPTLTQTSDRLVQIPGSMPRLNAIPQGCAFNPRCEKAFDRCYVERPDPIDRADGRRVACWLYDAAKVTS; translated from the coding sequence ATGACTGACCCTGCAAAAACACCTCCGCTTCTGTCCGTGCGCAACCTCGTGGTCGAATTTCCGACCCGGCGCGGCGTGCTGCGTGCCATCGACAACCTGTCCTTCGACATTCAGGAGGGCGAGGTTCTGGGCATGGTCGGCGAATCCGGTGCCGGCAAATCGCTGACCGGTGCCGCGATCATCGGCCTGTTGGAGCCGCCGGGCCGCGTTGCGGGCGGCGAGATCTACCTGCGCGGCAAGCGCATCGACAACCTGAAACCCGACGCCATGCGCAAGATCCGCGGCAAGCGTATCGGCATGGTGTTTCAGGACCCGCTGACCAGCCTCAACCCGCTCTATACCGTGGCTGAGCAGTTGATCGAGACGATCCGCACCCATCTGGACCTGTCGGAACGCGACGCCCGCGACCGCGCCATCGGCCTGTTGGATCAGGTGGGCATCCCGGCGGCGAAACAGCGGATTGACGATTATCCGCACCATTTCTCGGGTGGGATGCGCCAGCGTGTGGTGATCGCACTGGCGCTGGCGGCCGAACCCGAACTGGTCATCGCGGATGAGCCGACGACGGCGCTGGATGTGTCCGTGCAGGCGCAGATCATCGACGTGCTGCGCGACATGTGCGCGCAAAAAGGTGCTGCGGTGATGCTGATCACCCATGACATGGGTGTGATCGCCGAGACGGCGGACCGCGTGGCCGTCCTCTACTCCGGCCGTATGGCCGAGATCGGGCCGGTGCGCGACGTGATCCGGCATGCTGAACATCCCTATACGGCGGGGCTGATGGGGTCGATCCCGACGCTGACGCAAACCTCGGACCGACTGGTCCAGATTCCCGGGTCAATGCCGCGGCTGAATGCGATCCCGCAGGGCTGCGCCTTCAACCCGCGCTGCGAAAAGGCGTTCGACCGCTGCTATGTCGAGCGACCGGACCCGATCGACCGCGCCGATGGCCGCCGCGTGGCCTGCTGGCTCTATGACGCGGCAAAGGTGACCTCATGA
- a CDS encoding ABC transporter ATP-binding protein: MTDRLPTDTLLQVRGLTRYFDISKPWLNRVIEREDKRFLTAVADVDFEIKRGETFALVGESGSGKSTIAKMIVGLVKPSRGEILFDGQPMQFESGPDMRALRRRFQMIFQDPFASLNPRWRVGDIIAEPIHTFGLASGGSVAAEVGRLLDTVGLSAKDAEKFPHEFSGGQRQRVAIARALSSKPEFIVCDEPTSALDVSVQAQILNLMRDLQDEFGLTYLFISHDLSVVRHMASRIGVLYLGRLTEVAEARRLFTNPAHPYSQMLLDAVPDLEMSGRARKPVLGEIPNPITPPSGCTFHPRCPLANQRCKTELPVPVPTPGGHAACFAVEEGRTSVDA; the protein is encoded by the coding sequence ATGACTGACAGATTGCCGACTGATACATTGCTTCAGGTGCGCGGGCTGACGCGCTACTTCGACATCTCCAAACCTTGGCTGAACCGGGTGATCGAGCGTGAGGACAAGCGCTTTCTGACCGCCGTGGCCGATGTGGATTTCGAGATCAAGCGCGGCGAGACCTTCGCGCTGGTGGGCGAATCCGGGTCCGGGAAATCCACCATCGCCAAGATGATCGTGGGGCTGGTAAAGCCTTCGCGCGGCGAAATCCTGTTTGACGGCCAGCCGATGCAATTCGAATCCGGCCCGGATATGCGCGCCCTGCGCCGCCGGTTCCAGATGATCTTTCAAGACCCGTTCGCCAGCCTTAACCCACGCTGGCGCGTCGGCGACATCATCGCCGAGCCGATCCACACCTTCGGGCTGGCATCTGGCGGCAGCGTCGCCGCCGAGGTCGGGCGCCTGCTCGACACCGTGGGGCTGTCGGCAAAGGATGCCGAGAAATTCCCGCACGAATTCTCTGGCGGCCAGCGCCAGCGCGTCGCCATCGCGCGGGCGCTGTCGTCAAAGCCGGAATTCATCGTATGCGACGAACCCACATCCGCGTTGGACGTGTCGGTTCAGGCGCAGATCCTCAACTTGATGCGCGATTTGCAGGACGAATTCGGCCTGACCTATCTGTTCATCAGCCACGACCTCAGCGTGGTGCGCCACATGGCCAGCCGGATCGGCGTGCTCTATCTTGGCCGCCTGACCGAAGTTGCCGAGGCGCGGCGCCTCTTCACCAACCCGGCGCATCCCTACAGCCAGATGCTGCTGGACGCGGTGCCCGATCTGGAAATGTCGGGCAGGGCCCGCAAACCCGTGCTGGGCGAAATCCCCAACCCGATCACCCCGCCGTCAGGCTGCACCTTCCATCCGCGCTGCCCGCTGGCCAACCAGCGCTGCAAGACGGAATTACCCGTGCCGGTCCCCACACCGGGCGGTCACGCCGCGTGTTTCGCGGTGGAGGAAGGGCGCACATCCGTTGATGCCTGA
- the darT gene encoding type II toxin-antitoxin system toxin DNA ADP-ribosyl transferase DarT — MTAEKALIFRITHINNVPWILRHGLHCKNSGVQDPHFVRIGNLELIQRRTARNVPVPPGGTLSDYIPFYLTPFSMMMYNIKTGYGGIRQFPNREIVIMASSLRGLADRSVATVFSDRHAYLQTAQFFTSLDDLDKIDWGILQRRDFTRDVDDPEKTDRYQAEALVHRHLPVEHLAGIVCLGENEKGTLERQREEVGHDLKIVARPGWYF; from the coding sequence TTGACCGCCGAAAAAGCTCTGATCTTCAGGATCACGCACATCAACAATGTGCCGTGGATCCTCAGGCATGGGCTTCATTGCAAGAACTCCGGTGTGCAGGATCCCCATTTTGTGCGAATTGGAAACCTCGAATTGATCCAGCGCCGGACAGCTCGAAACGTTCCTGTACCGCCTGGTGGGACGTTGTCGGATTATATCCCGTTCTACTTAACGCCATTCTCAATGATGATGTACAACATCAAGACTGGTTACGGAGGAATTCGTCAGTTTCCGAACAGGGAGATCGTTATCATGGCGTCGTCACTTCGTGGGCTCGCGGATCGAAGCGTGGCAACCGTGTTCTCGGATCGTCATGCGTACCTCCAGACTGCGCAGTTCTTCACCTCGTTAGACGACCTTGACAAGATCGACTGGGGCATCCTGCAACGTAGGGACTTCACACGCGACGTCGATGACCCCGAGAAGACGGACCGCTACCAGGCAGAGGCGCTTGTACACAGGCACTTGCCAGTTGAGCACCTAGCAGGCATAGTGTGCTTGGGTGAGAACGAAAAAGGAACACTCGAACGGCAACGGGAGGAGGTTGGTCACGATCTCAAGATCGTGGCGCGACCGGGTTGGTATTTCTGA
- a CDS encoding calcium-binding protein, translating into MMELLFMLLGLGVMGVAFGGSSDDDPEVETPSGGGGGSGGGADRLIGDDSDDTLNGLWGNDSIAGRAGDDILTGGWGNDLLIGGTGNDALAGNGDSDILFGGPGADTLDGGWGNDIIIGVDNAEALFNPLTGGSLDQLQALSPAQLEALIADLRADAGPSPDALTQDRLDMSITMIRAMADPTLSAEILANGEAGSDVLIGNEGDDILIGDAGDTMTGGAGNDTFTVFYQPGPDHELLTISDFNHESEQLELLIPESLVGQPHNAVAIAPDTTHVLLNGVVVLELAGVAMEDYITALRADRVVFATY; encoded by the coding sequence ATGATGGAACTGTTGTTCATGCTACTGGGGCTGGGTGTGATGGGTGTCGCCTTTGGCGGGTCATCGGACGACGATCCCGAGGTCGAAACCCCGAGCGGCGGTGGTGGTGGCAGCGGTGGCGGTGCCGACAGGCTGATCGGTGACGACAGCGATGACACGCTCAACGGGCTGTGGGGCAACGACAGCATCGCAGGTCGCGCCGGTGACGACATTCTGACCGGCGGCTGGGGCAATGACCTGTTGATCGGTGGCACCGGCAATGACGCGCTGGCAGGCAATGGCGACAGTGACATTTTGTTCGGCGGCCCGGGCGCGGATACCCTGGATGGAGGCTGGGGCAACGATATCATCATCGGTGTGGATAATGCCGAGGCCTTGTTCAACCCGCTGACCGGCGGGTCGCTGGATCAGTTGCAGGCGCTGTCACCCGCGCAATTGGAAGCGCTGATCGCCGATCTGCGCGCCGACGCGGGCCCCTCCCCGGACGCCCTGACACAAGACCGGCTCGACATGTCCATCACGATGATCCGGGCGATGGCGGACCCGACACTTTCTGCCGAAATCCTTGCCAACGGTGAGGCTGGCAGCGACGTGCTGATCGGCAACGAGGGCGATGACATCTTGATCGGTGACGCCGGCGACACGATGACGGGCGGCGCAGGCAACGACACCTTCACGGTCTTCTACCAGCCCGGGCCGGACCACGAGTTGCTGACGATCAGCGACTTCAACCACGAATCCGAGCAACTGGAACTGCTTATCCCCGAATCGCTTGTCGGTCAGCCGCATAACGCCGTGGCAATCGCCCCCGACACGACCCACGTTTTGCTGAATGGCGTGGTCGTGCTGGAACTGGCCGGTGTGGCGATGGAAGACTACATCACCGCGCTGCGCGCCGATCGCGTGGTATTCGCCACGTATTGA
- the msrB gene encoding peptide-methionine (R)-S-oxide reductase MsrB — translation MTRRKFMMTTAALTVGGLAARAGANTGTFEITRTEAEWRAQLTPAQFAVLREEATERAFTNELMGERSPLLKEDRVGNYNCAGCALPVYRSETKYDSQTGWPSYWDAIEDAVGTREDRSYLFMVRTEVHCARCGGHLGHIFDDGPEPTGARHCINGLAMTFTPDATGVEEGHPVTA, via the coding sequence CTGACACGTCGAAAATTCATGATGACAACCGCCGCACTGACCGTCGGCGGCCTTGCTGCCCGGGCCGGTGCCAATACCGGCACGTTCGAGATTACCCGCACCGAGGCCGAGTGGCGCGCGCAGTTGACCCCGGCACAATTCGCCGTTTTGCGCGAGGAAGCGACCGAACGCGCGTTTACCAATGAGCTGATGGGCGAACGCTCGCCCCTGCTGAAGGAAGACCGCGTGGGCAACTACAATTGCGCGGGCTGTGCGCTGCCGGTCTATCGGTCCGAGACGAAATACGACAGCCAGACCGGCTGGCCCAGCTATTGGGACGCCATTGAGGATGCGGTGGGGACGCGCGAAGACCGGTCCTACCTGTTCATGGTACGCACCGAAGTACATTGCGCACGCTGCGGCGGACACCTGGGCCACATCTTTGATGACGGTCCTGAGCCGACCGGAGCGCGCCATTGCATCAACGGGCTGGCGATGACCTTCACCCCGGATGCCACGGGCGTCGAGGAAGGCCATCCTGTCACGGCCTAG
- the dnaG gene encoding DNA primase, which yields MSLPPGFLDELRARVSISSVVGRKVTWDMRKSNMAKGDMWAPCPFHQEKNASFHVDDKKGFYYCFGCQAKGDVLTFLREADNMSFMEAVEVLARDAGMPMPARDPQAQQKSDRRSQLVAVMEQAARFYRMQLNSAAAADARAYLTRRGLKPDALERHGIGFAADTRQGLWAHLTGAGVAADLIVDAGLAIRPDDGGQPYDRFRGRIMFPIRDGRDRCIAFGGRAMSENARAKYLNSPETELFDKGRTLYNIGPARSACGKGTPLIVAEGYMDVIALVEGGFAAAVAPLGTAITEDQLRLIWRLAPEPVIALDGDSAGLRAGQRLMDLALPLIEAGQSMRFCLLPEKQDPDDVLRAGGPPAMQKLIDGAVPVVTLLWQRETEGQNFDSPERRAALDLRLRQSLSLIRDPSLRGHYADELRRLRQELFAPAPRAGRTFTPRRGGANAPWADRRTSVALPPLASTRSTLLGGGQATPVEDQLREAIILAILITHPGLIATFEADLDRAELSDPDHHALRLCLLRQAADPAAAVASLRDDHADALDRLMAQNHVRIAPPVHNRHDTDLARRCLAEEFAKLKARRGAARELRDAMEDLDHLADEGVTWRLSQAAAARHAAERSKLEDSADLGENRQELSKLLQNLIDDEIWVKKKH from the coding sequence ATGAGCTTGCCCCCCGGATTCCTTGATGAACTGCGCGCCCGCGTCTCGATCTCCTCGGTGGTCGGGCGAAAGGTAACGTGGGACATGCGCAAGTCCAATATGGCAAAGGGTGACATGTGGGCGCCCTGTCCCTTCCACCAGGAAAAAAACGCCTCTTTTCATGTCGATGACAAGAAGGGATTCTACTACTGCTTCGGCTGTCAGGCCAAGGGCGATGTCCTGACCTTCCTGCGCGAAGCCGATAACATGTCCTTCATGGAGGCGGTCGAGGTGCTGGCGCGCGACGCGGGCATGCCGATGCCTGCGCGGGATCCGCAGGCACAGCAAAAATCCGACCGCCGCAGCCAGTTGGTTGCCGTGATGGAGCAGGCCGCGCGATTCTACCGCATGCAGCTCAACAGTGCCGCAGCGGCGGACGCGCGGGCCTATCTGACCCGGCGCGGGCTGAAACCCGATGCGCTGGAACGCCATGGCATCGGCTTTGCCGCTGACACGCGGCAGGGCCTCTGGGCGCATCTGACCGGGGCAGGGGTGGCGGCTGACCTGATCGTGGACGCGGGCCTTGCCATCCGCCCCGATGACGGTGGCCAGCCGTATGACCGTTTTCGCGGTCGCATCATGTTTCCCATCCGCGACGGGCGCGACCGCTGCATCGCCTTTGGCGGGCGCGCCATGTCCGAGAACGCGCGGGCGAAATACCTCAACTCGCCCGAAACCGAACTTTTCGACAAGGGCCGCACGCTCTACAACATCGGGCCTGCGCGCAGCGCCTGCGGGAAGGGCACGCCGCTGATCGTTGCCGAAGGCTACATGGACGTGATCGCGCTGGTCGAGGGCGGATTCGCCGCCGCCGTGGCCCCCTTGGGCACCGCCATCACCGAAGACCAGTTGCGGCTGATCTGGCGGCTTGCACCGGAACCCGTGATCGCGCTTGATGGCGATTCGGCCGGGCTGCGCGCTGGTCAACGGCTGATGGACCTTGCCCTGCCGCTGATCGAGGCCGGGCAATCCATGCGCTTTTGCCTGCTGCCTGAAAAACAGGACCCCGACGATGTGCTGCGCGCGGGCGGCCCGCCCGCCATGCAAAAGCTGATCGACGGTGCCGTGCCGGTTGTGACCCTGCTGTGGCAGCGCGAAACCGAAGGCCAGAACTTCGACAGCCCCGAACGTCGCGCCGCCCTCGACTTGCGCCTGCGCCAGTCCCTGTCCCTGATCCGCGACCCCTCGTTGCGCGGGCATTACGCTGATGAACTGCGACGCCTGCGGCAAGAGCTGTTTGCCCCCGCCCCCCGCGCAGGCCGCACCTTCACGCCGCGCCGTGGCGGGGCGAACGCGCCCTGGGCCGACCGCCGCACCTCTGTCGCGCTGCCGCCTCTGGCGTCCACCCGCAGCACGCTGCTGGGCGGCGGGCAGGCCACCCCGGTCGAGGACCAACTGCGCGAGGCGATCATTCTGGCGATTCTCATCACCCATCCCGGGCTGATCGCCACGTTCGAGGCCGATCTGGACCGCGCCGAACTCAGCGACCCCGACCACCACGCCCTGCGGCTGTGCCTTTTGCGCCAGGCGGCGGACCCGGCGGCGGCGGTGGCCAGCCTGCGTGACGACCACGCCGATGCGCTGGACCGGCTGATGGCGCAAAACCACGTGCGCATCGCCCCCCCGGTGCACAACCGCCATGACACCGATCTTGCGCGCCGTTGTCTGGCCGAGGAATTCGCCAAGCTGAAGGCGCGGCGCGGCGCGGCGCGCGAGTTGCGCGATGCGATGGAAGACCTCGACCACCTCGCGGATGAGGGGGTCACCTGGCGCCTGTCGCAGGCCGCCGCCGCCCGCCACGCCGCCGAAAGGTCGAAGCTCGAGGATTCGGCAGATCTGGGCGAGAATCGGCAGGAACTGTCGAAACTCCTGCAAAACCTGATAGACGATGAGATCTGGGTGAAAAAAAAGCACTGA
- a CDS encoding ABC transporter permease produces MSKTDVSEKQPSRLAKAWDSDFAYAFRTSPVAIVAASVSLLIIAAAVLAPVIAPYDPFNPASLNLMDGFTPPMEPNAFTGNTFMLGTDNQGRDMFSAILYGARLSLFVGFAAVLFAMVLGITAGLVAGYRGGWVDSLLMRIADVQLSFPSILIALLVFGVARGFIPPAYRETMAVWVLVIAIGLSDWVQYARVVRGATMVEKNKEYVQAARVIGAHPVKILVKHILPNVMGPVLVIGTIGLALAIIAEATLSFLGVGVPPTQPSLGTLIRIGQQYLFSGEWWILLFPSLTLLALALAVNLLGDWLRDALNPRLR; encoded by the coding sequence TTGAGCAAGACCGACGTGAGTGAAAAGCAACCCTCGCGGCTGGCCAAGGCCTGGGACAGCGACTTTGCCTATGCCTTCCGCACCTCGCCCGTGGCGATTGTGGCGGCGTCTGTGTCGCTGTTGATCATCGCTGCGGCAGTGCTGGCGCCCGTGATCGCCCCCTATGATCCGTTCAATCCGGCGTCGCTCAACCTGATGGACGGCTTCACCCCACCGATGGAGCCGAATGCGTTCACCGGCAACACGTTCATGCTGGGCACCGACAACCAGGGTCGCGACATGTTCTCGGCCATCCTTTATGGCGCGCGACTGTCGCTGTTCGTGGGCTTTGCAGCCGTGCTGTTCGCCATGGTGCTGGGCATCACCGCCGGGCTGGTCGCGGGCTATCGCGGCGGCTGGGTCGACAGCTTGCTGATGCGCATCGCCGATGTGCAATTGTCCTTCCCGTCGATCCTGATCGCGCTTCTGGTATTTGGCGTGGCGCGCGGCTTTATCCCGCCCGCCTACCGCGAAACCATGGCCGTGTGGGTGCTGGTCATCGCCATCGGTCTGTCGGATTGGGTGCAATATGCCCGTGTCGTTCGCGGTGCCACCATGGTCGAAAAGAACAAGGAATATGTGCAGGCCGCCCGCGTCATCGGCGCGCATCCGGTCAAGATCCTGGTTAAGCATATCTTGCCCAACGTCATGGGGCCGGTGCTGGTGATCGGCACCATCGGCCTTGCGCTGGCGATTATCGCCGAGGCCACGCTGTCGTTTCTGGGAGTCGGCGTTCCGCCGACCCAGCCCAGCCTTGGCACCTTGATCCGCATCGGCCAGCAATACCTGTTCTCGGGGGAATGGTGGATATTGCTGTTCCCCTCGTTGACGCTTCTGGCGCTGGCGCTGGCGGTGAACCTGCTGGGCGACTGGTTGCGCGATGCCCTGAATCCGAGGTTGCGTTGA
- a CDS encoding ABC transporter substrate-binding protein, translating into MIYSPKFGATRTALLATVAGAAMTLGATGADAETLRWARVADALTLDPHSQNEGPTSAVLHHIYETLVRRDTDGSLQPRLATEWMIHADDPSIWVLKLREGVTFHDGSPFTAEDVVFSFNRVKHPSSGFQALHTAVVSAEAIDDYTVHVQMTGPSPLYSQNLTNFFIMDSGWAEDNAVQDPQNFAAGEENYAVRNANGTGPYRLVSRDPEVRTVMEAYEGHWAEAPAVTEIIYTPIAEAATRVAALLSGEVDVVQDVPVQDIARLEQTDGVTVTTGPENRNIFFAYDMTSETLDTANVEDNPFAKPEVREAMALAIDRDAIRQVVMRGQSQPSAAPLPPFVNGWTAEMDAYGQPDYERAAELVAEAGYPEGFSVDLHCPNDRYLNDEAICQALTGMLGRIGIDINLVSQTRSLHFPLIENWETDFYMLGWGVPTFDSAYVFNFLVHGRTDGYGSYNGSRYDNPEVNAKIEALGTMTDLEARDALIAEIWDEVMADRVFLNVHNQVLAYAMRDGINLPVHPENQPSMADVTYE; encoded by the coding sequence ATGATCTATTCACCAAAATTCGGTGCGACGCGAACCGCGCTGCTGGCGACCGTCGCGGGCGCCGCCATGACGCTGGGCGCGACGGGCGCGGATGCCGAAACCCTGCGCTGGGCGCGGGTTGCCGATGCGCTGACGCTGGACCCGCACAGCCAGAACGAGGGGCCGACCTCGGCCGTCCTGCACCACATCTATGAGACGCTGGTGCGCCGCGATACCGACGGCTCGCTGCAGCCGCGCCTTGCCACCGAATGGATGATCCACGCGGATGATCCCTCGATCTGGGTGCTGAAACTGCGCGAAGGCGTGACCTTCCACGATGGCAGCCCCTTCACCGCCGAAGATGTGGTGTTTTCGTTCAACCGGGTGAAGCACCCCAGCTCGGGCTTCCAGGCGCTGCACACCGCCGTCGTCTCGGCCGAGGCGATCGACGATTACACCGTCCACGTCCAGATGACCGGGCCGTCGCCGCTCTATTCGCAGAACCTGACGAACTTCTTCATCATGGACAGCGGCTGGGCCGAAGACAACGCGGTGCAGGACCCCCAGAACTTTGCCGCCGGTGAGGAAAACTACGCCGTGCGCAACGCCAACGGCACCGGTCCCTACCGCCTGGTCAGCCGCGACCCCGAAGTCCGCACCGTGATGGAAGCCTATGAAGGCCACTGGGCAGAGGCGCCCGCAGTGACCGAGATCATCTATACCCCCATCGCCGAGGCCGCGACCCGTGTGGCCGCGCTGCTGTCGGGCGAAGTGGATGTGGTGCAAGATGTGCCGGTGCAAGATATCGCGCGGCTGGAACAGACCGATGGCGTCACCGTCACCACCGGGCCGGAAAACCGGAACATCTTCTTCGCCTACGACATGACCTCCGAGACGCTGGACACCGCCAATGTCGAAGATAACCCCTTCGCCAAGCCCGAAGTACGCGAAGCCATGGCGCTTGCCATCGACCGTGACGCGATCCGCCAGGTGGTGATGCGCGGGCAGTCGCAGCCTTCGGCCGCGCCCCTGCCGCCCTTCGTCAACGGCTGGACCGCTGAGATGGACGCCTATGGCCAGCCCGATTATGAGCGTGCCGCCGAACTGGTGGCCGAAGCTGGGTATCCCGAGGGCTTCAGCGTCGATCTGCACTGCCCCAATGACCGCTACCTGAACGATGAGGCGATCTGCCAGGCACTGACCGGCATGTTGGGCCGGATCGGCATCGACATCAACCTGGTGTCGCAGACCCGGTCGCTGCACTTCCCGCTGATCGAGAATTGGGAAACCGATTTCTATATGCTGGGCTGGGGCGTGCCGACCTTTGACAGCGCCTATGTCTTCAACTTCCTCGTGCATGGCCGTACCGACGGCTACGGGTCCTACAACGGCTCGCGCTATGACAACCCCGAGGTGAACGCGAAAATCGAGGCCCTGGGCACCATGACCGACCTGGAAGCCCGCGATGCGCTGATCGCCGAAATCTGGGATGAGGTGATGGCCGACCGCGTGTTCCTGAACGTGCACAACCAGGTGCTGGCTTATGCCATGCGCGACGGGATCAACCTGCCGGTTCACCCCGAGAACCAACCCAGCATGGCTGACGTCACCTACGAGTGA